A window of Bradyrhizobium diazoefficiens genomic DNA:
CGCCTGTCTCTACTTCGCGGCAGCGCTGCTCATGCTCTGCCTGACCCGGCCGAAAAGGACCGTCACCACGAGCGATCTTCCGGCGAACGGCCACGCCGTTTCGAGATTGCTCGGCGACTTGAAGGAAGGGATCGTCTATGCCTGGAATGGCCCGGGAATGCGCGCGGCGCTGTGCGTCGCCTTCCTGGCCAATCTCACCGCATTTCCCTTCACTGGCGGATTGCTGCCCTACATCGCGCGGGAGATCTTTCAGACCGACCAGACCGGCCTCGGCTATCTCTCGGCGAGCTTCGCCGTGGGCTCGCTGATCGGCTCGATCACGCTCAGCCTCGTCAGCGGACTGCGCATTGCCCGGCTTCTGATCGGCGCGACGCTGGCCTGGTACGCCATGCTGCTGGTGTTCGTCGAGATCAGGACCATGCCGGTGGCGATGGCCTGCCTTGTTCTCGCCGGCATCGCCCAAAGCATGTCGATGATCTCGGCCGCGGTGATCCTGATGCGCACCGCGAGTGCACATCTGCGCGGTCGCGTGATGGGCGTGCGCATGATGGTGATCTACGGCCTGCCGCTCGGATTGCTCGCGGCCGGCAGCCTGATCGATGCCATCGGCTATTCCGCGACGGGCTCGCTCTATGCCGCCGCAGGCTTCATCGCGATGCTGGCGATCGCGGTCCGCTGGCGCGCCGACCTCTGGCCGGTCCATGCCCCGGCCAATGCACAATGAGGCGACTGGCGCCCACCCGCCTTAATCCCCATACCCGCGCAGCCGCTCGATATCGAGGATGGTAACGCCGCCGTATTCCAATCTCAGCAGCCCCTCCTTCTCCAGCCGGTTCAGCGCGCGGTTGGCGTTCTGCCGGGACATGCCGGAGAGCGCGCCGATCTCCTCCTGGGTGATCTCCAGATGCGCGGTCGATTCCGGATAGAGGATCGGGTTGAACAGCGAGGCGATGCTGCGGGCGAGGCGCGCGGTGGCATCCAGCGTGCGGTTGACCTCGAGCATGCCGATGAACTGGCCGAGCCGTTCGTTGAGCTGGCGAACCAGGAAGCGGTTGAAGCCGACGCTGTTTTCGAACAGCCACATGAAGGCGCTGCGTTCCATCAGCGCGACGCGGCTGTCGCGCAGCGCGACCACGTCGTAGCGTCGCGGCTCGTTCTTGAGCACGCTACCCTCGCCGAACCAGGCCCCTGCCGTCAGCCCGGCAAGGCTGGTCTCCTTGCCGTCCCTGGAGACCCCGCCCATGCGGGCAAGGCCGCCCACCATGCCAGCCCAATAGGCAAAAATATCGCCGCGCATGAACACGGTCTCGCCGGTGCCGTAGGACCGCTCCGTGATTCCGGCACGCGCGACCTCGATCTCCGCTTGCGTGAGCTCGCGCGACCAGGCGGCGACGCGCTTCAGATGATCTTCTGAAATCATGATCTCGCGGCCAGCCGCACCGTTTCGTCACTCCACCTTCTGTTGCATTGCAACATGATCATCTCGACCGCCATCCGACGAAAGATGAAGGTCGCTGCCGCCCGGCAAACTTTGTCGCAGAATTGTCAGCCGGGAGACATTTCAAAATAGCGCTTTCCCCTATTGAGGACCACCTTGGGCGATGCGGCTTTTGATCCCTGACCGGAACGAGAGTGGCGCGGCTCCGGTCGAGACCATCTGTTGCATGGCCTCACCGGTACGGCCGTACTAGGATCGCCCAGCAGGAACGGACGAAGAGCGCCATTGAATGCGCCATCACCGGGAGGGATTCGTTTGGTGGCTACCAGTCTTGAAGTGCGCGGCGTGTCCTTGCGCTTCGGCGGCGTTCGTGCGCTGACCGATGTCAGCTTCGCTATCAAGGGCGGCGAGCTATTCTCGATCATCGGTCCCAACGGCGCCGGCAAGACGTCTATCGTGAACTGTATTTCCGGCCGCTACAAGCCGACTGAAGGCCAGCTCTTCTATGGGGATCGCGACATCACCGGCCTGACGCCGAATGCACGGGCCTCGCTCGGCATCGGCCGCACCTTCCAGAACCTGGCGCTGTTCCACCACATGAGCGTGCTCGACAACATCATGGTCGGGCGTCATCACCTCCTGAAGAACAATTTCCTCACGGGCTCGCTGTACTGGATCACCGGTGCCCGCAAGGAGGAGCTGGAGCACCGTCGCAAGGTCGAGGAGATCATCGACTTCCTCGATCTCCAGTCGGTACGGAAAGCGCAAGCCGGCACCCTCTCCTACGGTCTGCGCAAGCGGGTGGAACTCGCCCGCGCCATGGCGCTGGAGCCGCGTCTCATTCTCCTCGACGAGCCGATGGCCGGCATGAATTTCGAGGAGAAGGAGGATATGGCCCGCTACATCGTCGACCTCAACGAGGAGTTCGGGATGACGGTGGTGATGATCGAGCACGACATGGGCGTGGTGATGGACATCTCCCATCGCGTCATGGTGCTGGATTTCGGCAAGAAGATCGCCGAGGGCGATCCGGCAACCGTGCTCGCCGATTCCCACGTCAAGCGTGCCTATCTCGGCGAGGAGGACGAGGTGCTGGTCGATCCCGACGATGCGCCGCCGGCGCAGGAGAGCGCGGCATGATGGATTATGCAGGACGCGTCGCGCAGGCCGACACCTATCCGAAGATGCTCCGGCTCAACGCGAAGGAGCATGGCAACGAAATCGCATTGCGCGAGAAGGATCTCGGGCTCTGGCGGCTGTTCACCTGGAACGACTACCAAACCCGCGTGCGCGACTTTGCGCTCGGCCTCCTCGAGCTGGGCCTCGGACGCGGCGACGTCATCGGCATCATCGGCGACAACCGGCCGGATTGGGTCGCGGCGGAAGTGGCGACGCACGCCATCGGCGGATTGAGTCTCGGGCTCTATCGCGACGTGCTCGACGAGGAGGCCTCCTATCTCCTCAACTATGGGGAGGCGCAGCTCGTCTTCGCCGAGGACGAGGAGCAGGTCGACAAGCTGCTCACCCTCGCCGACCGCGCACCGAAGCTGAAGCACATCATCTATTCCGATCCGCGCGGAATGCGGAAATACGACGATCCCAGACTGATGTCGGCGGAAGAGTTTGCCGAGCTCGGCCGCGCCCGCGCCGCGCGGGAACCGGAGCTTTACGACAGGCTGGTCGACGCCACCAAGGGCGAGGACGTCGCGATCCTCTGCACGACGTCGGGCACCACGTCCCATCCCAAGCTCGCGATGCTGGCGGCGGGCCGCGTGCTCGGCCATTGCGCGACCTATCTCGCGTTCGACCCAAAGGGCCCGGACGACGAATACGTCTCGGTGCTGCCGCTGCCGTGGATCATGGAGCAGGTCTACGTGCTCGGCAAAGGGCTCTTGTGCCGGATGAAGATCAACTTCGTCGAAGAGCCCGACACGATGATGAACGATCTGCGCGAGATCGCGCCGACATTCGTGCTGTTCGCGCCTCGCGTCTGGGAATCCATCGCCGCCGACGTCCGGGCCAAGGTGATGGACGCCACGCCTTTCAAGCAGCGCCTGTTCGATGTCGGAATGAAATCGGGCCTGGCCGCACTTGCGCAGGGTAAGCGATCGGGTTTTGCCGACGCGATCCTGTTCCGTGCGCTGCGCGACCGGCTCGGTTTCACCCGCCTGCGCTCGGCCGCGACCGGCGGCGCAGCGCTCGGCCCTGACACTTTCAAGTTCTTCCAGGCCATGGGCGTGCCGCTGCGCACGCTGTACGGCCAGACCGAGCTGCTCGGGGCCTACACGCTGCATCCCGAGGGCAAGGTCGATCCTGACACCACAGGGGTGCCGATGGCCGACGACGTCGAGATCCGCATCGACAATCCCGACGTCCATGGCGTTGGCGAGATCGTGGTGCGGCATCCCAACATGTTCCTCGGCTATTACAGGAATCCCGAGGCCAGCGTCGCCGACATCAAGGACGGCTGGATGTTGTCGGGCGATGCCGGCTATTTCAATGCGAACCAGCAGCTCGTCGTCATCGACCGCATCAAGGACCTCGCCGAGACCTCGCGCGGCGAGCGCTTCTCGCCGCAGTTCATCGAGAACAAACTGAAATTCTCGCCCTATATCGCCGAAGCCGTGGTGCTGGGTTCAGGTCGCGACGCGCTCGCGGCGATGATCTGCATCCGCTACTCCATCATCTCGAAATGGGCGGAGAAGAACCGCCTCTCGTTCACGACCTACAGCGATCTCGCCTCGCGGCCCGAGGTCTATGCGCTGCTCCAGAAGGAGGTCGAGACCGTCAACGCCACGCTGCCGCCGGCCCAGCGCATCTCGCGCTTCCTGCTGCTCTACAAGGAGCTCGACGCCGACGACGGCGAGCTCACCCGGACGCGAAAGGTGCGCCGCAGCGTCATCAACGAGAAATACGCGGGTATCATCGACGCCATCTACCGTGGCGTCGCCGACATCCCCGTCGACACCGTGATCCGCTTCCAGGACGGCACCACGCAGCGCGTGCGGACGACACTGCGCGTGGTGGATCTCGGCGAACATGGACATATGGCGGAGGCTGCGGAGTGACACAGTCTATCGCTGCGCAGTCTGTTACCCCTCGCCTCTCCCCGCTTGCGGCAGGGCTACCGCATATGACTAGCGGCGGCGGCCTGCGCGCACGCCTCGTCCTTCGAAACGGCGCTTACGCGCCTCCTCAGGATGAGGCTAATCAGCGTCAGTGCCCGTTTGAAACTGCTGCCGCATACTCCGCCCTCATCCTGAGGAGCCCGCCTAAAGCGGGCGTCTCGAAGGATGACTGCAGGGAAAAGCGCTCAAATGCGATAGCCCTGCCGCACGCGGGGAGAGGCGAAGGACAGCATATCACATGAACACCGCCTTCCTCATCCAGCTGCTGGTCAACGGCCTCGTGGTCGGCACGCTCTACGGCGTGGTCGCGATGTCGTTCGTGCTGATCTACAAGGCGACGCAGGTCGTCAATTTCGCGCAAGGCGAGCTGCTGCTGGTCGGCGCATGGGTGTGCTGGGCGCTGCTGGCGAAGTATCAGGTGCCGTTCTGGATCGGCATGCCGATGACGCTGGTGTTCATGTTCGTGTTCGGCATCGCAGTCCAGGTCCTGATCCTGCGGCCGATGATCGGCGAGCCCATCATCTCCGTGATCATGGTGACGATTGGCCTCTCCACCGTGCTGCAGGCAACGCTGAAATGGATGTTCGGCGTCAATCCGCAGCCGTTCCCGCGCGTGTTCGAGAGCCAATCGGTCAGCCTGTTCGGCCTGCAGATCCAGACCGTCTATGTCATGAGCCTCGTGGTCTCGGTCGCCATGATGATCGGCATGGCCTGGTTCTTCCGTGCCTCCAAATACGGTCTTGCGATGCGCGCCACCGCGTTCAACCAGCAGGTCGCGCAATCGCTCGGCATTTCCGTGAAGAGCGTGTTCGCGATGGCTTGGGCGATCTCGGCGACGGTGTCGGCGGTCGCGGGGGTCGTCGTTGCGGTCGTCAACGGCGTGTCCTCGGGCCTTGCCGCCTACGGCATCAAGGTATTTCCGGCGGCAATCCTCGGCGGGCTCGACTCCATCGG
This region includes:
- a CDS encoding branched-chain amino acid ABC transporter permease, producing the protein MNTAFLIQLLVNGLVVGTLYGVVAMSFVLIYKATQVVNFAQGELLLVGAWVCWALLAKYQVPFWIGMPMTLVFMFVFGIAVQVLILRPMIGEPIISVIMVTIGLSTVLQATLKWMFGVNPQPFPRVFESQSVSLFGLQIQTVYVMSLVVSVAMMIGMAWFFRASKYGLAMRATAFNQQVAQSLGISVKSVFAMAWAISATVSAVAGVVVAVVNGVSSGLAAYGIKVFPAAILGGLDSIGGAVLGGIIIGLLENVAQYVDSEYLHWGNLYEIAPFYVLIIVLMIKPYGLFGTHDIERI
- a CDS encoding long-chain fatty acid--CoA ligase, translating into MMDYAGRVAQADTYPKMLRLNAKEHGNEIALREKDLGLWRLFTWNDYQTRVRDFALGLLELGLGRGDVIGIIGDNRPDWVAAEVATHAIGGLSLGLYRDVLDEEASYLLNYGEAQLVFAEDEEQVDKLLTLADRAPKLKHIIYSDPRGMRKYDDPRLMSAEEFAELGRARAAREPELYDRLVDATKGEDVAILCTTSGTTSHPKLAMLAAGRVLGHCATYLAFDPKGPDDEYVSVLPLPWIMEQVYVLGKGLLCRMKINFVEEPDTMMNDLREIAPTFVLFAPRVWESIAADVRAKVMDATPFKQRLFDVGMKSGLAALAQGKRSGFADAILFRALRDRLGFTRLRSAATGGAALGPDTFKFFQAMGVPLRTLYGQTELLGAYTLHPEGKVDPDTTGVPMADDVEIRIDNPDVHGVGEIVVRHPNMFLGYYRNPEASVADIKDGWMLSGDAGYFNANQQLVVIDRIKDLAETSRGERFSPQFIENKLKFSPYIAEAVVLGSGRDALAAMICIRYSIISKWAEKNRLSFTTYSDLASRPEVYALLQKEVETVNATLPPAQRISRFLLLYKELDADDGELTRTRKVRRSVINEKYAGIIDAIYRGVADIPVDTVIRFQDGTTQRVRTTLRVVDLGEHGHMAEAAE
- a CDS encoding ABC transporter ATP-binding protein, whose protein sequence is MATSLEVRGVSLRFGGVRALTDVSFAIKGGELFSIIGPNGAGKTSIVNCISGRYKPTEGQLFYGDRDITGLTPNARASLGIGRTFQNLALFHHMSVLDNIMVGRHHLLKNNFLTGSLYWITGARKEELEHRRKVEEIIDFLDLQSVRKAQAGTLSYGLRKRVELARAMALEPRLILLDEPMAGMNFEEKEDMARYIVDLNEEFGMTVVMIEHDMGVVMDISHRVMVLDFGKKIAEGDPATVLADSHVKRAYLGEEDEVLVDPDDAPPAQESAA
- a CDS encoding MFS transporter, producing the protein MSTSARPSALAPFRIRNYRFQWPSDLLTSWAFEVETLVLGWYILVETGSVLLLTVLASLQFVGTLVAPVFGMIGDRMGHRDLLVVMRLAYTVLSSTIMVLALSGHLSPLSVMVIVAIMGLIRPSDLGVRGALLAEIMPAEQLVGAISVARTTQDSARIAGALTGAGLFAVLGIGLVYVAIACLYFAAALLMLCLTRPKRTVTTSDLPANGHAVSRLLGDLKEGIVYAWNGPGMRAALCVAFLANLTAFPFTGGLLPYIAREIFQTDQTGLGYLSASFAVGSLIGSITLSLVSGLRIARLLIGATLAWYAMLLVFVEIRTMPVAMACLVLAGIAQSMSMISAAVILMRTASAHLRGRVMGVRMMVIYGLPLGLLAAGSLIDAIGYSATGSLYAAAGFIAMLAIAVRWRADLWPVHAPANAQ
- a CDS encoding Crp/Fnr family transcriptional regulator, which codes for MISEDHLKRVAAWSRELTQAEIEVARAGITERSYGTGETVFMRGDIFAYWAGMVGGLARMGGVSRDGKETSLAGLTAGAWFGEGSVLKNEPRRYDVVALRDSRVALMERSAFMWLFENSVGFNRFLVRQLNERLGQFIGMLEVNRTLDATARLARSIASLFNPILYPESTAHLEITQEEIGALSGMSRQNANRALNRLEKEGLLRLEYGGVTILDIERLRGYGD